One Vicia villosa cultivar HV-30 ecotype Madison, WI linkage group LG5, Vvil1.0, whole genome shotgun sequence genomic window, TAATATGCCATGAAATCTTGCCTTTCATTAGTAAGAACCCATCATTGAAAGTGAGTACAGTTATTTCTCATATAGTTACAAGATTCAATTACACTCCCACTTATAGGAAGGGGTGGATCGCGAGGACTAAATCCATTGAACTTGTATACGACAACTGGGAGGATTCGTACAAAGAACTTCCAAGATTTTTTACTACACTAACATATTATGCTCTGGGAACTGTTATTAGTTTGGAAACACTCTCAGCATTTGTGTCAGACAAAACTTGTATTAGTGGAAATAGAATATTTCATCGTCTATTTTGGGCGTATGAACCATGCATCAAAGGTTTTGCATTATGCAAACCTATTATACAAAATGATGGAACATGATTGTATGGGAAGTATAAAGGAACGTTACTAATGGAAGTGGCACAAGATGACAACAGTGAAATTTTTCCAATTGCCTTCGCTCTGATTGATGGTGAGACGGCTGGTGGCTGGAGTTTCTTTCTCAAGAACCTCCGCTTACACGTTGCTCATCAACCCAACCTCTGTTTGATTTCGGACATACATCCTTCTATTGAGAGTTCTTACAATAACCCTGATAACGGTTGGCAAGAACCCCATTTGACACATGTCTATTGCATTAGACATATCGCTCAAAGCTTCATGAGGGAGATAAAAGACAAGGTGCTTAGAAAAAAGGTGATTAATGCGGCATATGCCTTAACAGATCCATCGTTCCAACACTACCGCAAAGAGATCCGGTTGACAAATGCGAATGCATTAAGGTTGATTAATAACATTCTAGTGGAGAAGTGGACCCGGGTATTTGACAATGGTCAACGATGGGAACACATGACAACAAATCTAGTGGATACAATGAACTCTATCTTCAAATACATTAGAAACCTATCGATAACCGCATTAGTTAGAGCAATATATTTTAGGTTGGGGTCACTGTTCGATACAAGGGGTTTAAAATGGTGGTCAGTGTTGCAATCAGGGAAATTGTTTAGTGAAAGCTTTATGAAATTTATTCAAGAAGAAATTGCCAAAGCTAACACATATGGTGTTACAGTGTTTGACCGTATTAAAGGTTGATTCAGTGTACAGGAGACAATGAATCATAATAAGGGTAGGCCAATAAGGTACTATTGCGTATAACTAGATAGAGTTTGGTGTGATTGCGAAAAGTTCCAAGCCTTTCGTAAGCCTTGCTCTCACGTTATAGCAGCATGTGCACATTCTCTATTGGATCCTAGAAGACATCTATCCCCCGTTTACAATGTAAAAAACGTATTAAATGTGTACATCAATATGTTCTCGGTGGTAgcaaaggaggattattggcTTGCTTATCAAGGGGCCATTGTTTGACACAATGACCAGATGCAAAGGAAGAAAAAGGACCACCCTAACAACACCCGTATTCAAAGCGAAATGgatacgacaaataaaatgataAGATTATGCAGTACATACTGTCAATCGGGACACAATCGAAAAAATTGTCTGAATATTGGGTTTAACTCTACAACATAAAATTTTTATGTCTGTCTTGATATGTAATTTTTTGGTTGTAAGCAagaaatttcaatttaaattagacTTTCATTTCATATTCAAGTTAACAATTGGGTATAATATACTTAACACAACCACACAAAaaaataacaacacgatagacaAATAAAACAACTAAGCACATCATAATAACTACGAGATTACAACCATCAAGACAATATCTGTTGGTCCAAGCATCATCCTAAGAATGTCATAGTCGTTTTTCACAAGTTTTCTGGAATGAGTTACTCCATTTTCGTTTGATACTGTTTCTTGCCTATAAATTCTTCTGATCTTTTCATCGTCATGAATATTTCCGTCTAACCACCTGATCAGGCTCCTCTGAAAATGCTCGAAGGTCTGCGTATTCTAATGTTTGATCTTCACCGTAGGCTTTGTTGGCGAAAAAATAAGTTGAGCATCTTTGTTGATCAGTGGGGTACTGAAAGACATGTTCAAGAATGAAATTATAAGAagtgtgaaaaatggtggagatgaatgattgtatttataaaaaaacaaacaaaataactgAGTAGTTGCATTGAATGACTACTGCACCATTGACATGTGAATGCAACACAGTATATGTCATGACAAAGAGCATGTGCTATGCGGTGTGGCACCTCCTCTTTATTTACAATGCATGTGCCACACAGAGTGACGCATCCTCTGTGcgacaaatttttttattttaaaagtagttattttagtaaattttttaaattgtggttatttttaaaaaatatttttaaaaaaatccaaaataaatccCAACTTCAATAAAAGCATGTAGAATTTGATTATTGAGTCGTTATTCGTCAATATGTAATGTTTGATAAGGATAATATTAGTAAGCAGAAACTCCAGCTAAAACCCCAAACAAACCCCTCACACCACTTCCTCCCCATTCCTCTTCACTTTCCATAATCCATTCCATCATTCAACTTCAAACACCAGTCTTTTAAATGGCTTTGCCATTTCTCACTCTCCCACACTTTCTCTCTCCCACAATTATCAAACCCAATTCAACCATCACTCTAAAACCCAAACACTTTCTTCTCCCTTCTACACCTTTCTTTCGTCCCTTATCCTATCCATTACTTCCTCTCCGACCTCCCGCCGCAGTCCGTCCCAACGCCAAATCCTATCCAAACCCCGCCGACAACGACCCGCCGGAAGTAGCCGAAGATACCGCTCACGGCTACTCCAAATTCCAGCAAATCCAACTCCAAGCCGACCGCGCTCGCCTCCGGGAAGAAGAAGATTTCAAAAACAACCAAGCCACTTACCTCGCCGCCATCGCCGACTCCGAAGATGCTCCCGACGAACCTTCCTCTGTTGAATCCGCTCAGGAAGATTTGTTCGGTGACATCGACAAAGCTATCGCTCTCAAACGTAAAGAGTTCGTTAAACAAGGTCTTCTCAAACCTAATCCCGCCAAAGAGGATGTCGAAGAAGTCGTTAACGAAGAGCTTCAACCCGATGAAGTCGACGACGTCGAAGAAATCGAACGACTCAAAGGACTTGCGGTCAATTCCGACGAAACGCCGGGAGAGTTCACCGGAGATGGTGATTTAGATTCTAATTCTGATTCTTTGTTTGATTTAGATTTTGATAGTTTAGGGAAGAGTAATAAAGCTAGAATAGTTGAACCTAAGTTTAAGATGAGTTTGGCTGAGCTTTTAGATGAGAGCAAAGTGGTTCCTGTTTCGGTTTACGGAAATTTAGAAGTTGAGATCAATGGAATTCAACACGATTCTAGGCTTGTTACTTCTGGtaatttgtttgtttgttgcGTTGGAAGTAAAAATGACGGACATATGTTTTTGAGTGAGGCTGATAAGAGAGGAGCTATTGCTGTTGTGGCTAGTAAAGAGATTGATATTGAGGATACTTTGGGTTGTAAGGCTTTGGTTATTGTGGAAGATACTAATGCTGTTCTTGCTACATTGGCTGCTTCGTTTTATAAGTATCCGTCCAAAAACATGGCGCTTATTGGTATAGCGGGGACTTTTGGTAAAACGACGACTACTTATTTGGTTAAAAGTATGTATGAAGCGATGGGTTTACGTACCGGGATGTTTAACGATATTGCTTGTTATGTTCATGGGGATAATCAGTTGGATTCGCCTTATGCGATGCTGGATGCTGTTTTGGTTCAGAATTTGATGGCTAAGCTGTTGCACAATGGGACTGAATCTGTGGTTTTTGAGGCTTCTTCTTGTCGTGCAGGGCAGGGGAAATATGATGAGGTTGATTTTGATGTTGCTGTTTTTACGAATTTGGTGGCGGGTGATGAGGAGGAAGAGGATAGAGATTCGAATGCTAAGCTATTTTCGAGGATGGTGGATCCTGAGCGGCATAGGAAAGTTGTTAACATAGATGATCCGAATGCGTCTTCTTTTGTTTCATTGGGGAGTCCTGAAGTTCCTGTTGTGACATTTGCTTTGGAGAATAAAAATGCTGATGTTCATCCCTTGAAATTTGAACTCTCCCTGTTTGAGACGCAGGTGTTGGTTAATACACCGGCTGGAATTCTGGAAATTTCGTCCGGTTTACTAGGAAAGCACAATGTTTACAATATTCTTGCTGCTGTGGCAGTTGGCATTGCTGTTGGGGCACCCTTGGAGGACATTGTTAGAGGGATTGAAGAGGTTGATGCAGTTCCTGGGAGGTGTGAGTTAATTGATGAGGAACAAGCATTTGGGGTAGTAGTGGACTATGCTCGAACTCCAGATGCTTTGTCTAGATTACTTGATTCTGTAAGAGAGCTTCAACCTCGCAGGATTATAACTGGTATGTTTGTGTTTCAGTTTTTCACTTAGTCGTTGTTGTATTTTCTGCTAAAGCCTGAAACTGCATAATTATTCTCATGCCTGGATTTTGAAGATTTATATTTGGGTGGAATATACTTTCATCATTTTAAATGTCAcagtctttttttcttttgaagtgATCGGTTGTTGTGGCGAGGATGAAAGGGGGAAGAGACCCTTGATGACTAAGATAGCGACAGAAAAAAGTGAAGTGACCATGCTGACATCTGACAATCCCAAGAGTGAAGATCCATGTATGTATTTTGACATTGGAATATAAGCTATAACCTTGTGAAGAGCATTATACAAATATATTTGCATGCTTACATCCAAATTTCATAAATGTTAAACTAGCAGGGCTTGTAAATCCTAATTATGGTATACTTTTTACTTTTTATCCAGTGGATATTTTGGATGATATGTTGGCTGGGGTAGGATGGACAATGCAAGAGTACCTGAAATATGGAGAGAATGACTACTATCCTCCTCTTCCGAATGGTCATAGGCTTTTTCTCCATGACATTAGAAGGGTAGCTGCACGAGCTGCAGTTGCAATGGGGGAAGAGGGTGATGTTGTTGTAAGTTATAAATCTTCTTTCTACATTGTTATATAATATGCCATTGAGCTTTAGTTAACATGATGCAGAAGTAGCTTAATTGAAAACATTTTGGTATTGTATATGGAAAAATTGAACAAAAGATGTGTATTGAAGTGGTATTTCAACTAAGGAGATTTCCCAAAAGAGGTTGCAGAGGAAACAAACAAACTATATTCAAAATCTGTTGGTGGAGAGACAAATTTAGAAGAAGCTTAAATTTAAAAGCGTTGAACAAACATAGAATAACTATTGGTCATGATCCATAATTATAATTCCTATTCACGTGGATGATTCTCCACCAACATTCAGTTTCATGCATGGCATTTTAGTGATTCTATGAAGTCACAACTTGGATGCTAGGATGAGCTGGCTTCCCTGTACCCCTCAAATGTTGGGATCCTAATCTTTGTCTCATTTAAGTAACCTTGCTTCCTGATAAATTTTTTGATGCAACAGCATCCTCTCAGAGAATGGCcaaactcattttgctttatgATCTGTGTTTATTGAATCTGAGAAAACTTCAGTTGACTGCCAGTCTACTCTTGGAAATGTCTTCTAAGTTTTAGAGCGTCTGTCTGAAAAAATAAATTCCCGAAGCCATTACAAATGGAGTTTAAtgactttctctcttcttttagGCATCTTTGTTAGTTAGCCATTTCAGAACAATGCAGCAAAATATTAAATAGCTAAAATGAATCTTGTGGATTGTGATTTGTGAACAAGGGTACACTTTTATGCACGGTGCAGGTGATTGCTGGTAAAGGCCATGAAACATATCAAATAGAAGGTGAAAAAAAAGACTTCTTTGATGACCGAGAAGAGTGCAGGGAGGCATTGCAGTATGTTGACGAGCTTCACAAAGCTGGAATAGATACGAGCGAATTTCCATGGCGGTAATGTCAAATGTTTGCTGCTTTTAACGTCTTCTCTTAACTGGCATGACTagctaaaacaaataaaaataagaattttcagGCTAGaaactaaataaattaatatcTTTAGTTTATAACTTTGTTTTTTGTCTTGCATTTATTGTCGCAGGCTACCAGAGAGCCACTGATACCAAAGGTTGTTGTGCTAACAATGGATCAGCATCACTTGTTTACCTTAGTACACAAATGAAGTAGGTAAAAGGAAATGGATCTTTCAGTTATTACAGGGGTCTTTCTCTGCAGGAGCTTGGGTGTCAACCTGGTAAAAATGGGCTTTAAAGTTTGAATGGCACCGTCTTCCAGAGTCTAGCTTTAGATTCCAACATGGGCAGAGTACATCATATCCAACATCTTGTTTTTGTCTATACGGCCGATTCTAATTTATTTTTCCTTTCCCCCCTGGCCTCCATGCCACTGTAATTGTAATTCCATGTGTTGTAGAGTGACACAATAGTCCTGCTTCCTCCTTGGCAAATATAAGATTATAAACAGAAGTCTTGAATTGAGCTTCTTGTCCAATCAATCAAGCTAAATTATCCAAGACCAGGTATGATTGTACGAGAAGTCTAATATATTACATTGTCGAATTCCAATAAAATAAACTGTTTCTGTTTCAAGATAGACGGAAAACTTAAAATATTGAAGAGATGTTATCTGAATATTAGGCAGGTCGACATGATCTATTCAGTGAGAACTTCGAATGAAACCAATGGCAATGAGTCTTCATGGTTCCGGTATGATTTGTTGTACACATGAACATTAATAATGAAGTGAGCGATAATAAGCTAACTCAAACGTTGTACCAAAGAGCCATTCACTTGCACCACCAGATCAGACAGCTTCTGCAAGCTCTACTTTGCAGATATCCTCTGAAGCTCGTCAAAAGAAGTTAAAAAAATGGACACATGTTTGATGGTCGTGTACAACAATACCTTTTTGAAATAGTTTGCACTAGTTGTGACCTCTGTGTTGggtgcaagtgtgagtggttaaagtTTTACATTGATGCTTTTTGACTCTCTCGAACTCTCCAACAATCTGGAAGGGCTTTTTTTGACCCAAGCTAAAAAAGGCAGGTTAGACATGTAAAGTGAACAACAAAAGAATGATGGATGGAAGGGCTTTTTTTGACTCAAGCTAAAAAAGGCAGGTTAGACATGTAAAGTGAACAACAAAAGAATGATGGAAAGAAGATGAAGAACTCGTAATAAAGATAAAAGATAAACGAGTGAAGTGCTATTTATACTAGGAGTATGCAAGGCAATGGGAGATTACCCAAATGGTTGGGGATGATGAATGGGTAAATGATGAATCGGGTAAATAAATCTTAATTAGAAACTAATATGGGAATTTGTGAATctaatatgttaaaaataaaaaaaggtattacaaaaattaaaactaaaattttattttgttttttgagtgcaaattattttaattatattaaaagtattttatgTTGGCCCAAGAGCCAAAGTGAAGGCCAAACCATGCATAACCTAATAGAAATTATCCAACCTATATAATTAGCACACGTGAGATTCAAAGTACACATTTTTATCACTACtttttactttattcattttggACTCTGTAACTCATTTGAACGTTGGAGTGTTAACCTTGTAGATCCACCTTGCGCCACCATATCGGAGATCAACACCAATGCTTCAAGAATTTAACATCATCAATTAACACAAATTTTGGTTCCAATACGAAACAATCACGTTGTCTGTGGGAAACAACCTCTAATTCTTATGAAATTTCACAAACAATTAATTCTTGATCCAAAAGGTAGATCTATACCAGAATCACCATAAGATGGAGAGAGTAACCACCCCTAACGTATCGAAGAACTCTGTCGAATTGTCTGATCTTGTACCATCTATATTTTTCATCATCGGCGAGACCCGCTTGAAAGTGACGTGTGGCAGAGATCCACCACCATAGAGCTTCATTCAAGTAAAGATTGACACCAAATCATAAAACAAAGACAAATCGATGCTAGGATTTCGAGATTGCGAGAAGGTGGACGGAATCTCAAATGCAAAAGTTACATTTAGTTGTAATTGTCAACGTAGCGGATCACACAGAAGTAACATTCCTCGTGGACGTTGAAAGTTTGTATAATGTGCTCTACATCGACATGCTAGTGCAAATAAGACCCAGTCATCTAGATTTGAGTCCTTGCGACGGTACAAGTCTCTTCGTCTTCAATTATTACATAACTCATTCTAACGGTCTAACTaacaatcttttttgtttttgtttttgctgTAACAGGAAAGGTCGATGATAAAATCCGTGAACCATGCGCGGAAGATTTTTGATCTGTTTAAACCACAGGCCcagtggtttaatgatgttgTAGCTGGTTTCGGGCTTGGCAGGTTGTGCATGATCGGATATACCACtatcagccacgacatgcagggggctttcATGGAGCAGTGGCACAcagagacgtcttctttccactttccagttggggagttgacgatcaccttgcacgatgttcagtgtctgctccacctgccgatcagagggAGGCTACTGCACCATTCCCGGATACAGAGGGTCGAGGCGATTGAGTGGATGGTCgactatctgggtatggacccaaACATGGCTGATTATGAGTGTCGGACGACGAGTGGGGCCTATATCCGGTTCTCCAGCTTGACAGAGCTGtatgagaaccacttggtgaCGACAACGGAGTCTGAGCAGGAGGGTACGACGAGATTTTTATAGAGTATCATCGTGTCTGCGCTCTGCGGTGCTAgttcatgttcttggtaggcATTGCActatttgtggacaaaagtgcaacctacgtcgAGATGATATATTTTCgcttttttccagcaggggttctCCCCAAaagggtctataaagaaattgtctaaaATAGTTATTTAAAAATTTCTAAAGCCTAACCCCaaaaaatatgagaatgaataatttatatgagaatgtgagaatgaatctgaaccattaaattttaaaataaatgatagagattaagtgtgaatatttttttctctctcctccattattaaaatatctcctccattattaaaataaatgatggaggaaagagaaaaaaatattgacaCTTAATAtacacaatttattttaaaatctaatggttcagattcattctcatattctcacatcaaatccagtccattaaaatcaaatctaatggtcgtgattcattgttctcatttctcataataaccaagtgttctcacttgagtcgtcccctatatatatatatatatatatatatatatatatatatatatatatatatatatatatatatatatatatatatatatatatatatatatatatatatatatatatatgacttttgtgtaaaataaaattaaaaaattaaatatgattaattaaaactaaaccgAAACAATTTTCACTAATTAATTTAGTCAaaccaaataaaaaataacattcgcGCACATTAAATGAGTCATGATAATTTTATTACATCTAATTGACCACCCACCATCCATTAACATTCTTTAACTCACAACCACATGATTCCAACTAAGTCTCACTTttattacaaaatatttttctaacataaaaagaaaaatacgATCATGCATATTTATAACTatttaaacataataaataaataaataaataaatagcatattCATCTCAAACCCTGTTCTCAAGTTTGACTATACACTTTGAGTATATACAGTTACACACAAAAATGTGGTTTCTTGGTTGGAAAGGACCGTCGGGTTTCTCAGCTTCTTCAACCGCCGATCAAGTTACCCACGGAATCGATGGAACCTCTCTCACTGCCATCGTCACAGGTTTTTTCTTGTTCATGAATATTTGTGGTTGATTTTTATAGATGAATTTGTGATCTGAAtttttggtgatttattattttcAGGAGCAACAAGTGGTCTTGGCTTGGAAACAACCAGGGTTCTTGCTTTGCGTGGTGTTCATGTTGTTATGGCTGTGAGGAATGTGAATAATGGTGTTGATATTAAAGAAACGTTGCTTAAGGAAATTCCTGCAGCTAGAATTGATGTTTTTCAGTTAGATCTCAGCTCCTTGGCGTCTGTTAGGAAATTTGCATCCGATTTTAATTCCTCCGGTCTGCCACTCAATATTCTAATGTAAGAAATTCTTAGTTATTTTCTTGATTTCGAGTAAATGAATAAATTGTTATTTGAAATTGTAACTGTATCAATCTAGTcagaatattattgatatttgaaATTGCAATATTTTAGATGTATTTGAAACTAAGTGAATAATAATGTCACGGATTCGTTTGATAACAAATCCGGTTAGTGAGACGAAGAAGATTAGCATTTTGCAATTTTGAAGATCGTTTTGAGATAGTGATAATGTGTGGGACTAGATTGATACCAAAGATCAAGTTGGCTATTTACTCTTTAAGCTTCGGATTAGTCTGCAAAAGAAAAACTATTTATATGCCATTATGCATCGATTGCGGATTTGAAAGTtgaaacaaataatattttttttgttttcttttgaagtaacaATGCAGGGCTGATGGCTACTCCATTCATGCTTTCTCAAGACAATATTGAATTGCAGTTTGCAACCAATCATTTAGGTAATACGATAGATTATTGCATAGTTTCCTCCGTAATACGGTATATGATTGCATAGTTTCCTTAGTAATGCGGTATATGATTGTATAGTTTCCTCGGTAATATGGTATATGATTGCATAGTTTCCTCACATTAGAACATATATCTTTCTAAATGGTACAAGTGAAAGAAAGTTGATATTTACTCTCtaataatacataaaaaaaagTGAAGGTAATTTACTTGCTTATATTTTGCAGGCCATTTTCTGTTGACAAACCTTTTATTAGAGACTATGAAAAAAACGGTAAGGGAAAGCAACCGGGAAGGAAGGATAGTTATTGTATCATCGGAGGCTCACAAATTTGCATATAGTGAAGGGATTCGTTTTGATAAGATCAACAATGAATCTGAGTAATCATCTAGTTGGAATGTTTAATTTACAATTATTCTCTCTTTATCTGTTACAAGGCCCATTCtattaattaagtttttttattaaatgataaCTTTTCGTGATTAGTGTTTTAAGTTTCCATAGTTGTATAATTTCCTCCTTCCATGTCTGATTTTTACAGATACAGCAGTTATTTTGCTTATGGACAATCGAAACTTGCGAATATTTTGCATGCCAATGAGCTTGCAAGGCGCTTAAAGGTATTAGTCACAATTGCTTATGCAATTTCATATGATTCAACCTTATTTAACGCAATCTTTAGTGCATCATGATGGTGAAGGAAAATGCCACTTATTTCTATCGCATAGATTCGTCCCATAGTAGTAATGGATTTTTCAGTCACTCTGGTTTCTTTGACTAAATTGTGAACTTATTGGTTGAGTAGATGCTGAAACCTTGCATATGTCTCTGTTTGACAGGAAGAAGCGGTGCAAATAACAGTTAACTCTCTTCATCCTGGTACAATTATAACAAATATTCTGCGGCACCATGGTTATTTTAATGGTTAGTATCTATACCATTCATTATTGTCTGAAATAGGTTTGATATCATATTCAATTGGGGTTTGGTCATATTGGTTAACATTATTAACCTGAAAAAGTACAAGATTCATATTATGTACAATAACCTTGCTGTTAAATAAGTTATACTAGCTGATGTTCTACATATTTCCACCTTGTGTTTTACTTTTGTCAATGTTGCATTTGATTTTTGCAGCCGTTGCTAATATGGTGGGCAAGTACTTCCTTAAAAATGTGCAACAGGTATTTTATCACAGGCGCACTCACAAATTTATAGGGCAGTCTGTGTTAAGGTTACCTAGCAAGCACGCGGTAGACTTACATTGAATTGTGCATGCATGTTTGTTTGTAGGGAGCTGCAACTCAATGTTATCTTGCATTGCACCCACAGGTCAAGGGAATATCTGGGGAGTACTTTGCTGATAGTAATAAGGCAAACCCAACCACTTTAGCTAAAGATACAGAGCTGGCACAAAAACTATGGGAATTAAGTGTAAGTTTGTCTAATACGAAGTAGCTCTGACGTTTATTTGACTCAACTCTTGCCACACTGAACTAGAGCAAGTTTTCATATGTGCAAAAGAAACAACTAATTTGTATTAGAAAAAGCTTTTCAGCGATTTAGAAATGTGTAGTCATAAATATTTCTGCATCTTGAATCTTTTTAGTAATCAAGAGCTCGGAACTA contains:
- the LOC131603643 gene encoding short-chain dehydrogenase TIC 32, chloroplastic; translation: MWFLGWKGPSGFSASSTADQVTHGIDGTSLTAIVTGATSGLGLETTRVLALRGVHVVMAVRNVNNGVDIKETLLKEIPAARIDVFQLDLSSLASVRKFASDFNSSGLPLNILINNAGLMATPFMLSQDNIELQFATNHLGHFLLTNLLLETMKKTVRESNREGRIVIVSSEAHKFAYSEGIRFDKINNESEYSSYFAYGQSKLANILHANELARRLKEEAVQITVNSLHPGTIITNILRHHGYFNAVANMVGKYFLKNVQQGAATQCYLALHPQVKGISGEYFADSNKANPTTLAKDTELAQKLWELSVSLSNTK
- the LOC131603641 gene encoding UDP-N-acetylmuramoyl-L-alanyl-D-glutamate--2,6-diaminopimelate ligase MurE homolog, chloroplastic, giving the protein MALPFLTLPHFLSPTIIKPNSTITLKPKHFLLPSTPFFRPLSYPLLPLRPPAAVRPNAKSYPNPADNDPPEVAEDTAHGYSKFQQIQLQADRARLREEEDFKNNQATYLAAIADSEDAPDEPSSVESAQEDLFGDIDKAIALKRKEFVKQGLLKPNPAKEDVEEVVNEELQPDEVDDVEEIERLKGLAVNSDETPGEFTGDGDLDSNSDSLFDLDFDSLGKSNKARIVEPKFKMSLAELLDESKVVPVSVYGNLEVEINGIQHDSRLVTSGNLFVCCVGSKNDGHMFLSEADKRGAIAVVASKEIDIEDTLGCKALVIVEDTNAVLATLAASFYKYPSKNMALIGIAGTFGKTTTTYLVKSMYEAMGLRTGMFNDIACYVHGDNQLDSPYAMLDAVLVQNLMAKLLHNGTESVVFEASSCRAGQGKYDEVDFDVAVFTNLVAGDEEEEDRDSNAKLFSRMVDPERHRKVVNIDDPNASSFVSLGSPEVPVVTFALENKNADVHPLKFELSLFETQVLVNTPAGILEISSGLLGKHNVYNILAAVAVGIAVGAPLEDIVRGIEEVDAVPGRCELIDEEQAFGVVVDYARTPDALSRLLDSVRELQPRRIITVIGCCGEDERGKRPLMTKIATEKSEVTMLTSDNPKSEDPLDILDDMLAGVGWTMQEYLKYGENDYYPPLPNGHRLFLHDIRRVAARAAVAMGEEGDVVVIAGKGHETYQIEGEKKDFFDDREECREALQYVDELHKAGIDTSEFPWRLPESH